Proteins encoded together in one Myxocyprinus asiaticus isolate MX2 ecotype Aquarium Trade chromosome 21, UBuf_Myxa_2, whole genome shotgun sequence window:
- the utp25 gene encoding U3 small nucleolar RNA-associated protein 25 homolog, translated as MGKRNRGNQEISNLTKKQKKHLKEFGEQHPFHDNVVDRPEKTQILRLPHTPERPEPEIEEDSDEEQQSAYEKLLSTMIQGAYDNSEDEESNDDDDGEDEVVDEAEGESGEEEEDDCDDKDEEGEASDDPKRKECSEKTNGDIEDNGQGEIKAEFTDKKNEAAFSLESNLPAEEEENSEEQNEDMFVKHQEIELSEEEVGRISKGSKIKTQIKWTKMGTLQCMSPLERFPVLGQPSSAPVPLIHKTLEANWHLLNQSSQPEGGAVLDVTELQKELLGLMGTYRDVYFTNSSPLKEAKEVRSAYCLHALNHVLKANTRVLRNNGKLKGTKDMEEDSSRDQGITRPKVLILVPFRDGALRVVQTFITLMEPKGKKMDVSNKKRFKEEFGEEPGDMPPNLHRPDDYQAVFSGNVDDHFRIGVSILKRSMRLYSPFYSSDIIIASPLGLRTVLGADGEKKRDFDFLSSIELLIVDQADVFLMQNWEHVLHVLKHLNLQPLDSHGVDFSRVRMWNLNNWAAYYRQTLVFSAVQEPQITNILSKHCHNYRGQVCSKTIPKVGSISQVLVQLPHVFQMFHSDSFMDQDARFQFFVDKILPQYRDSIMSHTFIYVPSYFDFVRLRNFLKKEDISFASISEYSQRSEVSRARHCFQKGDKQFLLFSERFHFYKRNTIKGISNLIFYGLPTYPHFYSEVCNMLQAGVREGSASFTCTALYSRYDTHRLAAITGGERASQMLQSKKPVHLFITGEEKNT; from the exons ATGGGCAAAAGAAATAGAGGAAACCAAGAGATAAGCAATTTAACTAAGAAACAGAAGAAACATCTAAAGGAATTTGGAGAACAGCACCCTTTTCACGATAA TGTTGTCGACAGGCCcgaaaaaacacaaatattgcGCTTG CCTCACACACCAGAGCGCCCTGAACCTGAGATTGAAGAAGACAGTGATGAAGAACAGCAGTCTGCTTATGAGAAACTGTTGTCCACAATGATCCAAGGGGCTTATGACAACAGTGAAGATGAAGAaagtaatgatgatgatgatggtgaagaTGAAGTTGTTGATGAAGCTGAAG GAGAAAGTggagaagaggaggaagatgatTGCGATGATAAAGATGAGGAGGGTGAAGCATCTGATGACCCCAAAAGAAAAGAATGCAGTGAAAAGACAAATGGAGATATAGAGGATAATGGACAGGGAGAGATCAAGGCCGAGTTTACAGATAAGAAGAATGAAGCTGCGTTCAGTTTGGAAAGCAACCTGCCTGCAGAGGAAGAGGAGAACTCTGAAGAGCAGAATGAAG ACATGTTTGTGAAGCATCAAGAGATAGAGCTCAGTGAAGAGGAAGTGGGCCGAATCTCAAAGGGGTCAAAGATCAAGACCCAGATTAAG TGGACAAAGATGGGCACTCTGCAGTGCATGAGTCCACTGGAACGTTTTCCAGTTTTGGGGCAACCATCCTCTGCCCCTGTCCCACTCATTCACAAAACCTTGGAGGCGAATTGGCACTTGCTAAACCAGTCCTCCCAGCCTGAGGGTGGCGCTGTTCTGGATGTCACAGAACTCCAGAAGGAGTTGCTCGGGCTCATGG GTACCTACAGGGATGTCTATTTTACAAACAGCTCCCCCTTGAAGGAGGCAAAGGAAGTGCGGAGTGCCTACTGTCTGCATGCCCTGAATCATGTGTTAAAGGCCAACACTCGTGTGCTCAGGAATAACGGCAAGTTGAAGGGAACTAAAGATATGGAAGAGGATTCTTCTCGGGACCAAGGCATCACAAGACCAAAG GTTTTGATTCTAGTGCCATTCAGAGATGGAGCCTTGCGTGTTGTCCAGACCTTCATAACTTTAATGGAGCCCAAAGGGAAGAAAATGGACGTCAGTAACAAGAAGAGGTTTAAGGAAGAGTTTGGAGAGGAGCCCGGCGACATGCCACCCAACCTGCACAGACCTGATGACTATCAAGCTGTCTTCTCTGGCAATGTGGATGACCACTTCAGGATTG GTGTGTCTATCCTGAAACGCAGTATGCGACTGTACTCTCCGTTCTACTCTTCTGACATCATCATTGCATCTCCACTGGGTCTGCGCACAGTTCTGGGTGCCGATGGTGAAAAGAAGAGAGACTTTGACTTCCTGTCTTCCATTGAGCTTCTCATTGTGGATCAGGCAGACGTGTTCCTCATGCAGAACTGGGAACATGTGCTG CACGTGTTGAAGCATTTAAATCTGCAGCCATTGGATTCGCATGGTGTTGATTTCTCTCGTGTGCGAATGTGGAACCTGAACAACTGGGCAGCATACTATAGACAGACGCTGGTATTCAGTGCAGTACAAGAGCCCCAGATCACCAACATCCTTTCCAAACACTGCCACAACTACAGGGGCCAG GTGTGCAGTAAAACCATTCCAAAAGTTGGCTCAATCTCTCAGGTACTCGTGCAGTTACCGCATGTATTCCAGATGTTTCACTCAGACAGCTTCATGGATCAGGATGCCAG GTTCCAGTTCTTTGTGGATAAGATCCTGCCCCAGTACAGAGACTCTATCATGTCCCACACTTTCATCTATGTGCCGTCATACTTTGATTTTGTTCGTCTGCGCAACTTTCTGAAGAAAGAGGACATCAGTTTTGCTAGTATTAGTGAATACTcgcaaagatcagaggtgtctcgagcACGACATTGCTTCCAGAAAGGAGACAAACAGTTTCTTCTCTTCTCTGAGAGATTCCACTTTtacaaaag AAACACTATTAAGGGCATCAGTAACTTGATCTTCTATGGGTTGCCCACATACCCTCATTTCTacagtgaagtgtgtaatatgcTTCAGGCTGGTGTCAGAGAAGGTTCTGCCAGTTTCACCTGCACAGCCCTGTATTCCCGATACGACACACACCGGCTGGCTGCCATCACAGGGGGCGAACGTGCCTCTCAGATGCTTCAGTCCAAAAAACCAGTCCACCTCTTCATCACGGGGGAGGAGAAGAACACATAA